One Coffea eugenioides isolate CCC68of chromosome 2, Ceug_1.0, whole genome shotgun sequence genomic window, TCAATCCGTCACAGTGTGACTCGGCTGATTTCTCGTCTTGACTCGGGATAACTCGGAGTGACTCGGTGTGACTCGCCGAGTCAATCCGTcacggtgacgactcggccgattTCTCGGCGAGTCAAGTATTTCGGTTTCGTTTCGTCACGGTATCATATCGGTAGGGGCcgagacggtgacgactcggccgagtcgtctcggTCTCGGCCGAGACTTCGAACCATGGTGGCAATGGATGTAATTTCGAAAACTCGGCAAAAATCAAACAATTTGATTGCCTTTAGCTAGACAGGGatagatgattgaaaaatatgttcaaggagtacttaaaaattttttgacaaaCTATTACAATCCAAAGTTTTGGTGGGTTATTTGTAGGCTGCTACACTAAGAACCGAAATTGAACATCCCAACAATTTCATCCTAAATGAGGAGTGTAATTAACCATTTCAAAGTAAAATTAAACATCTATCGAGTGTTCACCTGCATATGCATGTCCAAAAGAGAAGCCTTGACAGAGAGAATATAGAAGCCAAGGGGAATTAACTATATGATAATCATTTATGAAGCAGGGATACAAAACAATGAACAGGGAATAAAATTGATGATTCCCAGAAAAGGATGATACTAAAAAACATGCAACGACTTCATTTCTTGAAGCATTAATAGAGGAAGAAGCACCAGTAATCAAGGAGTTAGAAGAGTAAACCTGAAATTCCAGTATCGTAACCAAAGATAGCGCCCCCAATAGCAGCTATGACGCAAGAACAGAGCACAAACCACGTTATTCTTCCATTATAGTAGGAATAACCATGGCCACCTTCACCGCTGACGAACCCCGCCCCTCCGGCCATAGTTGCTTAGTCGATGGAATGATACAAGCGGGCACGCAAATGAAAAGAAGAAAGTTTCAAAGTTGGAAAAGTTTAAAGATTTAAGAAAGGGCGGTGGAATGGAAGTCCAACTTCCATGTGTACGTGGATGTATACCATTCACGGTGTGAGCTATTAGAGTGACTTTTGTAgctctgcattttcttgcaatGTTTGTTAGGATTTAGGAACAGACCACAGGGGCGGCCAAGTTTGATTCATAATCCCTTTCTTCCCTTTGTCATGAAACGTGATTAAGGAGCCTTCATCTATTTGCCgctcttctctctctttcttctttctttatttgacttggaATGGAGCGGTCTGATTCACGAGGATTGAGGTCCAAAAGATTATTGGCTATCACTTTAAGGCATATTATATTTTGCTTTTCTGATAATTATGAGCtctaaaataataataataaaaaacttTTATTTCGATGAAATGGAGGCCTGGCTTCCTAAGGCCAAGTACATAATAATTGAACAATGATGGCCGATGGGATGCTAAGATCAGCAGCTAACAAGGATTGGACTCAATCACGATGATAGTAATGGCTCTGTTCGGATTGTAgattatttgatattttttccCCTATAATAATATTGTAACGCTTTTTCTAAAGtatatattaaataaaaaataaataaaattatatttatgatgcaagtttctttttgataaaataataaCTACATGTTGTaggatgcgtttgataaaacttaagtttgaaatttgaaatctaaaatgTGAAatatgaatccattaaattattaaattgttaagtattaaatttaatacatttGAATGCATATCTCATTCagtattcacttatcacttaattttgagagtaagttttatctaaaaaattcagtatcacttaattaattcaaatatttaattttttattatcaaatgatttaaatatgttaagatctgattCCATTAACTTTAACTCATCAATTGGGTTGTCAAACATAATCTTACATTCAATACCGTCTTGCCAATCTTCCACCCCAAATTATAAAACCAACCGATTATTAGTCAGCCATTCACCAATGGCCCAATGCCGCTGCTGTGTTTTATGGGGCATCCCAGAATCAgcacagtttttttttttttgcccctttTCAACAATCAGGCAGGACCAACCTATCCCTTATAGCCCAAATCTATTGAAAATGGGCCTTTTTCTTGCATCTAATAGTCAAATCGAAAACTGATTTTGGGCCAAATCCAGTGACACTGGATGGACTACGTGTAACAGAACCAACTGAAGCACTAAGGCCTCGTTTGGGAGTTTAGAAGCGGAgagttaaaaaaacaaaaaagaagagaggaaagaatgACACTTTCCGTTCATGCTATTAGGAAGTAATACTAATGGGAGGGAAACGTTTAGTAATATGTGTATTTTGTGTACGGATTAATCTTTtttacactgacagtgtatatactgttagtgtcggatgaatgacaactatgcaaattttgaatttgaaatttaatttctgcacacatgtcatgaatcaaacggTGATATACACTGTcgatgtatataagatttactctttatttatttatccccCTCAAGTTTAATAATAATATTGGTGTTTACTGTAATGAATAAATGTGGTAATTTAATTCCTTTTAATGTTAATAGtacattttccttttatttctatcaacttttgaaaagaaaagtcatcacttttctcatttttttttcctcttccccatttCTCTCAATCCAAACTAAGCCTAAGCCACGGGCGATTCAACAGCACATATTTCTTTTCACCCTcccttgcttttttttttttgggtgaaattctttcataattttttttgggggtgaaattctttgaaaaattagtAAATGAGTCTTATTTGCATGCACGTTCCAGAAGAAAACAAGATTCGTATTCTCATGCAGAGTAGGATCTAAAGGATGAAGCATCAAAGGAAAAAGGTGAAAGGAAAGATTCGGAGGGTAGGATTTCCCTCTCGCAAAGATTTTTGAAGCATATCTAAGATGCGAGTTTGGTTACATGAAGCCAAAAAAACATTACATCGaattaatctttttttcttaTTAATGACAGTCGACATTACACCCcatcataatcaaatccaaGCATCCGAATTAAATATCTAGCAATATATCAACTGCATGTGCAATTATATTAGCGCTGACGAGTGTACGAAATGAAACTCGGTCGTGGCCGTTGGATCATAGAGTTGAAGATGACAATCCCAACAGTATTAACGACCAATAACCACCATCACCGCCAGATTTATTGGAAATTTTTGTTCTCCGTAAGcgacagaaaaaagaaaaaggggccCCATCTCTGCCGACAAAGCTGATCTCCATTTTATTGATCGAGTCATTGACACGAGCTTAAGCACTTGGCATAGAAAACATGTCACCGAGGATCCCAAGTGGAGCTTAAGTGCTTGATTTAAGCAATAAAATTCCATGCCATCACAAAATTCCCAGTATTATGCTTTGGCTCAAGAAAAATGATAACCAATTTGATATGAAATCTGCAATATATGCACTGATAGAGCTGTTAGCTCGGTTCGTTTCGACTCGTTCGTGTTCGTGAAAGACTCGTTCGAAACGTTAAACGAATCGAGTTCGAACgaatttttttgttcgattaataatcgagcgaatacgagcatgttcgcgagttttaacgaacgttcgcgaacatggacataattatcatttgacaaattttaaggTTAATTTTATGGCTagacttttatatttggagggcaaattgctttgttttatttgttgtttttatgttaatgttagttgtatagttaatgaataatagaatttagtcacttagttgctttaattgttttttaaaatgattaatgatttgcatggcatatttaaggtttaaaataatttggattcgagCATTTCGAGCATGTTCGTGAACGGCTCGTTTATGTTAAACGAGTCGAACACGAACACGAACTCGAATTCGAACACGAACTTTGCTTAACGAGTCGAACACGAACACATGTTTAGAGTTCGAAAATTAACGAACGAACACGAACGTTGTTCGAATCGCTTAACGAACAGAGCTCAAACATGAGATACTCGGTTCGATTCAGTTCATTTACAGCTCTACTTGGATGTGGAGATCCAACATAAATGTGGTATCTTGCATTAAGTGCTTACCTGTGAAACTTGCGATGGAGGACTTGAAAAAACAAATAGTACTAGCTATGAACTTTGCTTTTGACTCGAAGCGAGCCATGAGATTCTGATGTAATCGAGCTTTTGTACGGTAGCTTTTGAGTTTGAAATCATACCAAATGAAAATTATTAGTGAAAGAGTTAGTATTAAGTAGACTCTTAATTTTGATAGCAACAGGCACATGCGAATGCGCTATAAATACCACTGACTTCTTATATGATTGAAAATCACGAGCATAGTCTATACATAGGAACGTTACTATAGGGGCATTAGCTTATTATTAAGTACGTACATAAATTAATTTGTTGTTTTAGagcacttaaaaaaaaaaaagagattttgaGTACGTACGTACACAATGGAAGAAATGAGGAGCAAGCCGAATTACTTTTCCCTGTTCATCTCATGTGTACTACTCGGTACATGTTGTTTCTCCAACCTATGCTACTGCTTCAAACCAAAGAATTTCACCTTATCCGCCATAGCTGCCCATTGGTCATCGGCAGGAGCAACATGGTACGGCAGCCCCAACGGTGCCGGAAGCGATGGTAATTAACGAGCTTTGTTACTAGTATTAATTACTTCAATTGATTGGAACTATATATATACGTAATATGTAGATAGGTTGGAATTGCATGCAGGAGGCGCCTGTGGGTATGGAAACCTGGTGTCGCAGGCACCATTTTCTTCGTTAGTAACTGGGATTGGCCCATCTCTCTACAACGCAGGCAAAGAATGTGGAGCCTGTTACCAGGTGCCTCTACTCTTTACTATCTCATCATATATTAACCAAATTACCATATCCCGCCGTCCGTACTACTAATCAAATCAACCTTATATGTACATGAAGTCCTTGCACTGCGCCAACGGGCTTTGCATGGAATGTTATGATCATGCATGCAACTTCAACACCCAAATTATACCAGTACGCTAATTCTCCGGTTTACAGCTTGTGAATATATACAGTAGCTCCTACTTTAGTTATTGGAATGATTGAagggcctttttttttttttctttttttttgtataccAATTTGAAGTTTGGAGTACTCTATATCACTTTTGTTGAATTATTCTACACCCACGTGGATGGTGAGTTTATTCTCATTACAAGTTGAATATAAATGTTGGGTTGCTTGTTACGTATCTATATAGCTGTTAAACaaatccatttaattaaatttacccatatctgtccatgaatagatgggtatgggtattttaaatttttgtatacgggtataaatgggttacccaattaaTCCATTTAGAATTGTCTCCCTCGAAACCTCCTCTCTTCCTccacctatttttttttttcaaatttttcattttgtcatgatgttaactactttgtttcattactattattattatgtgttggttttatcttatcattttattttctcttagtttgttaacttgctctcTTAGtttggtataaattgataatttagtttgtataaatgaatttacaaaaagttaaaataaatgggttataaatgggtaattgggttacccaattcatatTTTGACttactcatttatacccatataattaaatgggtataaatgggttgtcTCACTTATActcattacccattttacccaacccaaacccgtccaaatcacccattttgacacctctacaTATCTATGACTTCCTTCTTAGTTATTAGTACTACTAAATTTGACTTCTTGATGTCCTTGTCCTTAGCTCACGGGCGATCAAATTCCCGGTATTTATGATAATCAACTGAAGTTTACTTACATAAGCATGCAGGGAGTGCACTAATACAACGCAGGTAAAATACGTAAGAATCCAAATTGTTTTCTAATTGGCTCACCATTCCATCTTTTGTCTTAATCGAATACTTTTAGAGCCACTACTTTGGGTTTCATTAGTTTataatcgtgtaacccgttgaCTAACCCAACCACACATAATATACAAGTAGGTAgtaatattttattttctggacaaaaataaaagaaaaataaaaaaactacttcctctcttttttttttgttttaataaatACGAAAAGTAAAACTAATTATTATTGCTCAGGTCATTCTTACATACTATAGCTAGCTAGTGTTACTTGAAGGAAAATAAATGATCCTGTAGGTGAAATGCACAAAGCATCCGGCATGCTCCGGCCAGCCAGTCAGAGTTGTTATAACAGATTTTTGTCCCGGATATCCATGCACTTCCGGACCTGCTCATTTCGACCTCAGCGGAACTGCTTTTGGTGCCATGGCCGTTCCCGGGAAAGAACAAAAACTTCGCGATGCCGGAGTTTTGGAAATCAGCTATGCACGGTCAGTTAGTTTAATTAATTTGGATTAAGGTATATTGGGCGCTCAAATCCTTACTTAGCCTTAATCACCATGAAATAGTACCTACCATATATAATAATACTACTATAACATAACGCTTAGAAGTTAGCAGCCTTGTTGGTCGCCTAACATGATTTTCTCCTTCTTCAGTGTTTCTTGCGAGTATCCGGGGACGAACGTTGCATTCCGCGTTGATCCGGGGTCCAATCCTCAGTATTTTGCCGCGGTTATCGAGTTTGAAGATGGAGATGGTGATCTTGCGGGCGTGGCTCTGAAGCAATCATCCGGACCTGATGAATGGTGGGAAATGAAACAGTCGTGGGGGGCTGTTTGGAAGCTTGACGCTGGCTCTGTGTTACGACCCCCGTTCTCAATTAGATTGAGGTCACAATATTCAGGGCAGATCCTGGTGGCCAAAAATGTGATTCCAGCAGGGTGGAAGCCTGGTGCAACTTACAGGTCTTTGGTCAAGTACCTCTGATCCATCCTGCACCAAGCCACCAACCATCCAGTTCCGCCAGTTATAGTAGTTCGAATCCGGAACCTTGAGTTGCAGCAAGCTGCAATTTGGAGCACACGAGATTCCAGTACTGCGTAAATTTAGAATTGAAATGCAATGTCTACTTACTACATATAATTAAGTATTCAATATTAGATGTTACCTAAGCCAATATTACCACATACATCAGATGTTGCTTGGAGCAAGTACTCATACTTCATAATGAGTATTGTCAGACAAGCAAGCACGTCAATGGTCTTCCGCCAACATTCATGCTAGTACTTGGCATTTCCCAAACCTATTATCTATATTGTTTCAATCATGGTAGCACGGTCGCGGTCATGGTCGTGGCTCGGACGGTTTCATATCAGTCTTGACATATTGGTCGCGGTTTCGGTGAGACACAAATTTTTAAagcatttaatattctaaaaaatataaaaaaaaatgataaacaaaagcaataaaaaattagcaaaaataataaaaattcaagttGAATTGGGATGACTCGGGTGATTTGGTCGTTTCTATCCGTCTCGGCTTAGTTCTCGACGATTCATCATCTCGAAGTGATCTCGTCTCGGTATCAGAACGAAAAACCCCCTTCCGATGACGACTCGGTCTTGGTCTCAGCCGAGTCTTTGAACCATCTCAATATGTTTCTTCTTCTGCACCCCTCCCCCCTCCTCCCAAAAAAAATCCCAAGATCTGTTTACTAATTGGTACCATTAATGtatgcattaaaaaaaaaacctgtaTGTATCATTTTCATTTATCTACCTGCGTTCAAATTGTACTAAGAGAGGCTTGACAAGGTAACCCAAATCCAAGGCCTAACTGCTGCCATATGGGCCAACCTGACCCAACAGATTTAAGAGAAGGCTAAATTTACAGTGGTAGATGCACAAATTGTATTCactgacccaaaaaaaaagaatgcaaaAACATTTCCTCATCGAAATGAACATCGGTTTAAAAATCTtagtaataaaattttaacttgtGTAGGTGTTGTTGAAGCTCTTAATTTGGTACGCCTGGAATCGTGCCTGATTTCTTCCCGAGCCCAGAAGAACTGTTTGGCTGCAAAATCCCGACATTTGTGTGATGGGTCTGATGGTTCTACCTGGGTCCAAGCTCAACGTCTAAAACGCCCGGGTTGACTTCAAGCAAATCCTGTGAACCTGTATCTTCCAAGCCTTCGGTTCGAGCTTTCTCCGCTGCCAAACATTCTGTCAACTCTGCTAAAACGTGAGCCATGTTTGGTCTTCTGTAAGAAGTGGGAGAGGCACATGCCATTGCTACTTCTAAAGCTTTCCATGCAGAGTTAATCTCGTACATCCCCTTCAATTTGGGATCAACAATACTTCCGATATCCCCCGTTGCTAGCAAAAAATTAGCCCACTGCAATATGTGGCGCTTGTCCTCAGTCCCTATGATTACTGGCCTGCCTGTTATCAGCTCTAGGATGACTATTCCCAAGCTATAAATGTCACTTTTCTCATGCAACCTCTGTTTTTCATAGTACCTGAGGTCAAAAGAACGAAGAGTAAATGATACAGTTGAAATAAACTATTCAGCTCTTTGGCTTGATGCAAAATAGCCAAAAACCTGAATAACAGTTGGGTGTTGGAAGGCATTACTCACTCGGGATCAACGTATCCAGGGGTCCCGACAACTCTAGTGGACACAAAGGAGCCGTCATCAATGGTAAAGACTCTAGATAGTCCAAAATC contains:
- the LOC113755099 gene encoding expansin-B15-like, whose translation is MEEMRSKPNYFSLFISCVLLGTCCFSNLCYCFKPKNFTLSAIAAHWSSAGATWYGSPNGAGSDGGACGYGNLVSQAPFSSLVTGIGPSLYNAGKECGACYQVKCTKHPACSGQPVRVVITDFCPGYPCTSGPAHFDLSGTAFGAMAVPGKEQKLRDAGVLEISYARVSCEYPGTNVAFRVDPGSNPQYFAAVIEFEDGDGDLAGVALKQSSGPDEWWEMKQSWGAVWKLDAGSVLRPPFSIRLRSQYSGQILVAKNVIPAGWKPGATYRSLVKYL